In Desulfomonile tiedjei DSM 6799, a genomic segment contains:
- the hoxE gene encoding bidirectional hydrogenase complex protein HoxE produces the protein MEAKQGAKTKEAQDSRWRFVNRTMRVHGHAPHALIETLHAVQEHFGFLDLEALKYVAGALHVPLSQVYGVATFYHYFTMKPPGEHTCVVCKGTACYIGGAAAILNSIGDEYGIAPGETTPDGKISLVTARCLGSCGLAPAVVFDGEVKGRMASHEVLDRIRRWTNHDTDV, from the coding sequence ATGGAGGCCAAACAGGGAGCAAAAACAAAAGAGGCTCAGGACAGCAGATGGCGATTCGTAAACAGGACAATGCGTGTTCACGGACACGCTCCTCATGCGCTTATTGAGACGCTCCACGCAGTTCAGGAGCATTTCGGATTCCTCGATCTCGAAGCTCTGAAGTACGTGGCAGGTGCGCTCCATGTACCCCTCAGTCAAGTGTATGGAGTCGCAACGTTCTACCATTATTTTACTATGAAACCGCCCGGCGAACATACCTGCGTGGTTTGTAAGGGGACGGCATGTTATATCGGCGGCGCTGCTGCCATACTCAACAGCATCGGAGATGAGTACGGTATAGCACCTGGAGAGACTACCCCTGACGGAAAAATATCGCTCGTCACCGCAAGATGTCTCGGATCGTGCGGTCTCGCGCCTGCGGTGGTGTTCGATGGTGAAGTGAAAGGCCGTATGGCCTCTCATGAAGTACTGGACAGGATTCGGAGGTGGACGAACCATGACACTGACGTTTGA
- a CDS encoding DF family (seleno)protein: MADLLRSEVSPESIHVRILGSEGCVNTRPTVQLVTDIARILNLSIKIETILVTTLEQAEKLRFLGSPTVQINGLDIEPSARESTAFGFTURRYEASGVPPENMIRTALLSASR; this comes from the coding sequence ATGGCTGACTTACTGCGATCTGAAGTCAGTCCTGAATCCATTCATGTCAGGATACTCGGTTCAGAAGGATGTGTGAACACCCGTCCAACGGTCCAGTTAGTTACAGATATTGCTAGAATTCTTAATCTTTCGATTAAGATCGAAACGATTCTGGTCACTACGCTGGAACAAGCGGAGAAACTGCGTTTCTTAGGAAGTCCCACAGTTCAAATCAATGGATTAGACATTGAGCCTTCAGCCCGTGAAAGCACTGCATTTGGATTCACTTGACGCAGGTATGAGGCGTCGGGGGTGCCTCCCGAGAACATGATACGAACAGCATTGCTCTCGGCCTCGCGGTGA
- a CDS encoding ATP-binding protein, translating to MLPRFNTLGYTRISFKFLVITSVITAITFGLLLFWFSCRQEEHIMEQVRKQAAILHKQIVLTRQWVAEHGSLLLPKSAEIRPNPFLPDPEVLGSDGVTYVRISPSILTKSLSEKAMKNDLYSFKITNTDQMNPSNKPDDFETEALNIFRTSANEGIFRIEENKGKTVFRYVAPLKTNEQCLQCHMAQGYKAGDVGGCLSIYIPMDEARAVIDRNRLILLTGGMGFAGFLVVLLFVPARALFFKPIGQIRTAMSRLTSEKESLENTLNRGDELKEITEFCYLLDKKLKDHHEELERNIAEATRDLSETNQNLADANRELERLNRAKSDFFSDISHELRTPLTSIKGATDILLRKSSCESPEYLDIIKRNTDHLIKIVADFLEYSRIEAGELELEISEASLKEVAEDAIISQKASAQKRSVNLVLISPEDRIFTFDTKSLYQVMSNLLSNAIKFSPPNGTVTVEIVFSSTGTEVSVKDEGPGIERAYHETIFRKFYQIKDQNRVRLNQGSSGIGLAICKGLVEAHDGRIWVHSRPGRGSCFSFFIPYRVKGREERK from the coding sequence ATGCTCCCGAGATTCAATACCCTGGGTTATACGAGGATATCGTTCAAATTCCTGGTGATCACTTCCGTAATTACTGCGATCACGTTCGGACTTCTCCTCTTCTGGTTTTCCTGTCGGCAGGAAGAGCACATTATGGAGCAGGTTCGGAAGCAAGCAGCGATACTCCATAAACAAATAGTGCTTACGAGACAGTGGGTTGCGGAGCACGGGTCCCTTTTGCTTCCCAAATCGGCGGAAATAAGGCCGAATCCGTTTCTTCCGGACCCTGAAGTGCTCGGTTCCGACGGGGTGACGTACGTCCGGATTAGTCCTTCAATTCTTACCAAAAGCCTATCCGAAAAAGCCATGAAGAACGACCTCTATTCTTTCAAGATCACAAACACGGACCAGATGAATCCTTCAAACAAGCCGGATGATTTTGAGACGGAAGCGCTCAACATCTTTCGGACCTCTGCAAATGAGGGCATCTTCAGAATAGAAGAAAACAAAGGGAAGACTGTCTTCCGCTATGTGGCCCCACTTAAAACAAACGAGCAATGTCTTCAGTGTCATATGGCCCAAGGATACAAAGCAGGCGATGTTGGTGGATGTCTGAGCATTTACATTCCCATGGACGAAGCCCGGGCTGTAATAGATCGGAACCGGTTGATTCTCTTGACAGGCGGCATGGGATTTGCCGGTTTTCTCGTAGTTCTTCTGTTTGTTCCCGCGAGAGCACTCTTCTTCAAGCCCATAGGACAAATCAGAACAGCCATGAGCAGACTTACCTCGGAGAAGGAATCCCTTGAAAACACGCTCAATCGGGGAGACGAGTTAAAAGAGATTACCGAATTCTGTTATCTGCTCGACAAGAAATTGAAAGATCATCATGAAGAATTGGAGCGGAACATAGCAGAAGCTACCCGGGATCTGTCGGAAACCAACCAAAACCTTGCAGACGCAAACAGAGAGCTGGAAAGACTGAACAGGGCTAAATCCGACTTCTTTTCCGATATTTCGCATGAGTTGCGAACACCGCTTACCAGCATAAAGGGAGCCACTGATATTCTCCTGAGAAAGTCCTCATGTGAAAGCCCCGAGTATCTGGATATCATCAAGAGAAACACCGATCATCTGATCAAAATTGTCGCTGATTTTCTGGAATATTCCAGAATAGAAGCAGGGGAACTGGAGCTCGAAATATCTGAAGCTTCGTTGAAAGAGGTTGCTGAAGATGCCATCATTTCACAGAAAGCTTCGGCTCAGAAACGTTCGGTAAATCTGGTGTTGATTTCTCCTGAAGATAGAATCTTTACATTCGATACAAAATCTCTATACCAGGTGATGAGCAATCTCCTTTCCAATGCAATCAAGTTCTCCCCACCGAACGGAACGGTCACCGTGGAAATCGTTTTTTCCTCTACGGGCACCGAAGTGTCGGTAAAGGATGAAGGACCTGGTATAGAACGCGCGTATCACGAGACTATTTTTAGGAAGTTCTATCAAATAAAAGATCAAAACCGAGTTCGTTTGAACCAGGGCTCTTCCGGCATAGGACTTGCTATCTGCAAAGGACTGGTGGAGGCTCATGATGGCAGGATTTGGGTACATAGCCGTCCCGGCCGTGGAAGTTGCTTTTCCTTTTTCATTCCCTATCGTGTGAAGGGTCGCGAGGAGCGGAAATGA
- a CDS encoding response regulator transcription factor — MSTILLVDDDPDILRILKDNLEFDNYRVLLATNGKEALDLFDTSRVNLVILDLSLPDIDGIQVCRRMRDMSSIPIIMLTARDRVPDKVLGLDSGADDYVSKPFDYLELAARIKACLRRSGLIEDPLVIEIADLKIDTGQNAVWKNGARVPLTQREYALLVLLVKNSGRALSRSVIKESIWADRELYRDSRTIDVHVQHLRAKIEDDPTDPKHIVTIPGTGYIFYE, encoded by the coding sequence ATGAGCACCATACTTCTCGTAGATGACGACCCGGACATTCTCAGGATATTAAAAGACAATCTGGAATTCGACAATTACAGAGTATTGCTGGCAACCAACGGCAAGGAAGCATTGGATTTATTCGATACAAGTCGAGTGAATCTGGTAATCCTGGATTTGTCACTGCCGGATATCGATGGTATTCAGGTCTGCAGGCGCATGCGAGACATGTCCTCGATTCCGATTATTATGCTTACAGCTCGGGACAGGGTCCCTGATAAGGTGCTCGGCCTGGACAGCGGTGCTGACGACTATGTTTCCAAACCTTTCGATTATCTGGAGCTTGCCGCCCGTATTAAAGCATGCTTGAGAAGATCGGGATTGATCGAAGACCCTCTCGTGATCGAAATTGCCGATTTAAAAATTGACACCGGGCAGAATGCGGTCTGGAAAAACGGCGCACGGGTTCCGCTCACGCAACGTGAATACGCACTGCTTGTGCTTCTCGTCAAGAATTCCGGCAGAGCCTTGAGCCGTTCGGTCATAAAAGAGAGTATCTGGGCAGATCGGGAGCTTTATCGAGACAGCCGAACCATTGACGTGCACGTCCAGCATCTCAGAGCCAAAATAGAAGACGATCCCACTGATCCAAAACATATCGTCACTATTCCCGGGACAGGGTATATTTTTTACGAGTGA
- a CDS encoding orotidine 5'-phosphate decarboxylase / HUMPS family protein, producing the protein MKDYAVILAADLPTPEEVLSVTAQVGRIVDGVKIGVATLFQAGTDILKKVKDLIEDRPLLVDIKIADIGFKGNDSWQGTNAKIIESIRDTGATHVTVHGFPGPVSIAEAVDVAHHAGIRVLLLPLMSHAGAALFFSRPLQKSDLVYAAVKVDVETYIPQESECTDVTEGILLLGEALQADGYIGPATRPLDLQRYRTITRKPIWCPGFGRQDRQGRNLEEQFRNWAQIVGPRSAAIVGSAIFGAPDKVRAASEIIEIRDHVVG; encoded by the coding sequence ATGAAGGATTATGCAGTAATTCTTGCCGCAGATCTTCCCACCCCGGAAGAGGTGCTCTCTGTCACCGCACAAGTGGGGCGGATTGTGGATGGGGTGAAGATAGGCGTAGCAACTTTGTTTCAAGCTGGTACCGACATTCTGAAAAAAGTGAAAGATCTTATCGAGGACCGACCTCTGCTTGTCGATATCAAAATCGCCGATATCGGGTTCAAGGGGAATGATTCCTGGCAAGGAACAAACGCCAAAATCATCGAGTCCATCCGCGATACGGGAGCCACTCACGTAACCGTGCACGGTTTCCCCGGGCCGGTTTCAATAGCTGAAGCGGTTGATGTTGCTCACCACGCGGGAATCCGCGTCTTGCTTCTGCCTCTCATGAGTCATGCGGGAGCTGCACTTTTCTTCTCGAGACCTCTTCAGAAGTCGGACCTTGTCTATGCAGCAGTAAAAGTCGACGTAGAAACGTATATACCGCAGGAATCGGAGTGCACTGACGTTACGGAAGGAATCCTGCTTCTCGGGGAGGCTTTGCAGGCAGACGGGTACATAGGGCCGGCTACCAGGCCGCTCGATCTCCAGCGATATCGGACAATAACCCGCAAACCTATATGGTGTCCCGGTTTCGGACGTCAAGATCGGCAAGGGCGAAACCTTGAAGAGCAATTCAGGAACTGGGCTCAAATAGTGGGGCCCAGATCTGCGGCAATCGTGGGCTCTGCTATTTTTGGAGCACCCGACAAGGTCCGCGCAGCATCCGAAATTATAGAGATACGAGACCATGTCGTAGGATAA
- a CDS encoding sigma-54-dependent transcriptional regulator, which translates to MPERLIVVDDEPSMREFLEIMLSQDGYEVRTAASGEEGLKLYKSEEPDLILTDVKMPGMSGLDLIKHIHSQDPAMPVIAVTAYASADDALRAVREGAYDYLSKPFQIEDLRIIIRNALEARRLRIENQELKKSIQGFDNFSHMVGISPQMQEIFQFIEKVAPSKASVLIIGESGTGKELIAKAIHKNSPRCDKPFVAINCTAIPENLLESEMFGHQRGSFTGALTNKPGLVELAHTGTLFLDEVGEIPISIQAKLLRFLQEHEFRRVGGTDEKKIDVRIIAATNKKLEYEMEKGNFREDLYYRLNVIRIRVPPLREREKDIPLLINHFLRKFCTEQGKDITKVSSLALRVLCNYQYPGNVRELENIIERCVTLEQSDQLTAQHLPPKLTQSEGVPCEIAELDIPSDGIELDRTLENLERKLINRALEITGGNRSRAARLLGISFRSLRYRLVKLGMESEEMVQ; encoded by the coding sequence ATGCCTGAACGCCTTATCGTCGTAGACGACGAACCGAGCATGCGGGAATTTCTCGAAATAATGTTGTCTCAGGACGGGTACGAAGTTCGAACAGCAGCATCTGGAGAAGAAGGCCTGAAGTTGTACAAGTCGGAAGAACCCGATCTCATCCTCACCGATGTCAAGATGCCCGGCATGAGCGGCCTGGATCTTATAAAGCACATCCATTCACAGGATCCTGCCATGCCTGTCATCGCAGTGACTGCATATGCAAGCGCAGATGACGCATTGAGAGCGGTTCGTGAAGGTGCATACGACTATCTTTCCAAACCGTTCCAAATTGAAGATCTCAGAATAATCATCAGAAATGCGCTTGAAGCTCGTCGTCTCAGGATCGAAAACCAGGAATTAAAAAAGTCTATACAGGGTTTTGACAATTTCAGCCATATGGTTGGTATATCCCCTCAAATGCAGGAGATTTTCCAATTCATAGAAAAAGTGGCGCCCTCCAAGGCGAGTGTTCTCATTATCGGCGAATCCGGTACCGGTAAAGAGCTCATTGCCAAAGCAATCCATAAAAATTCTCCGAGATGCGACAAACCTTTCGTTGCAATCAACTGCACGGCAATTCCGGAAAATCTCCTCGAATCCGAAATGTTCGGACATCAGCGCGGATCTTTCACCGGTGCGCTCACAAACAAGCCCGGCCTCGTCGAACTCGCTCATACAGGGACTCTCTTCCTCGATGAAGTGGGAGAAATTCCTATCTCGATACAAGCGAAATTATTGCGCTTTCTTCAAGAGCACGAATTCCGACGGGTGGGTGGCACGGATGAAAAGAAAATAGACGTGAGAATAATTGCAGCCACCAATAAGAAGCTCGAATATGAAATGGAAAAAGGAAATTTTCGTGAAGACCTGTATTACCGGCTCAATGTGATACGTATACGTGTCCCGCCGCTTCGCGAAAGGGAAAAGGATATTCCGTTACTGATCAACCATTTCCTCAGGAAATTCTGCACCGAACAAGGCAAGGATATCACAAAGGTATCCTCACTCGCGCTCAGGGTGCTCTGCAATTATCAATATCCCGGAAATGTCAGGGAATTGGAGAATATTATCGAGCGATGCGTCACGCTGGAACAATCCGATCAGTTGACTGCTCAACATCTTCCTCCCAAATTGACGCAAAGCGAAGGAGTGCCATGCGAAATCGCAGAATTGGATATTCCGTCTGATGGTATCGAATTGGACCGAACCCTTGAGAATCTCGAACGAAAGCTCATTAACAGGGCTTTGGAAATAACCGGCGGAAATCGATCCCGAGCGGCGAGACTGTTGGGGATTTCTTTCCGATCGCTTCGTTACAGATTGGTCAAGCTCGGCATGGAATCGGAAGAAATGGTTCAATAA
- a CDS encoding two-component system sensor histidine kinase NtrB, with translation MFPFRNITKLIRQEEYIDRPEFTRRVVWLMLLRLLVMTLLLAATIFFQFRGAGTLFIDPAIPLYILIGTTFLLSLIYAFALPLIPDLWLFSFFQVMVDVLYATVLIHFTGGASSVFTLLYIFPIITSGILHLRRGAFVTAATACILFGLLITLQFYHIIPPSNWPWISTWSKNTPGYLLWIFVVHLTFFFLVAFLSSALAEQLQRTIASLDLKEIDYQKLSELHTNIVRSISSGMITTDDLDKITFVNSAGAALVETPSSELVGMSLRNVFPMIRDFVDSSSVRRETFFTVKEVNAVKKHFEVTVSDLKGVDSLPRGRLVLFQDVTEFRRMEERVRLSEKQAAFVRIAAGMAHEIRNPLAALRGATELLSNNRSVAANERKLLEIVLRESDRLNRLLGDFLLTVRAQQLGKTRVMLSTVMEEILDLFSREPKIQGGVSLETLINKGVEVEGDPVRLKQAIWNVLGNALDAVHEFGTIQVVLESSPETGCATLIVKDDGCGIPLEIRDQVFEPFTTTKERGSGLGLSLALSVVESHDGLIDCESTPSGGTKFSIRLPLALDMPVREGEEENA, from the coding sequence GTGTTTCCTTTCAGGAACATAACCAAACTGATCCGGCAGGAGGAGTACATCGATCGGCCGGAGTTCACACGAAGAGTCGTGTGGCTTATGCTGCTCAGGCTTTTGGTGATGACGCTCCTTCTGGCCGCGACGATCTTTTTCCAGTTCAGAGGTGCCGGAACTCTTTTCATCGATCCAGCCATCCCACTGTACATTCTGATCGGCACCACTTTTCTGCTCAGCCTCATTTATGCATTTGCGTTACCGCTTATTCCCGATTTGTGGCTGTTTTCATTTTTTCAGGTGATGGTGGACGTGCTCTATGCAACCGTGCTGATTCATTTCACAGGTGGAGCATCAAGCGTTTTTACGCTCCTGTACATCTTTCCGATTATCACTTCGGGCATTTTGCATCTGAGGCGGGGAGCATTTGTGACTGCCGCTACGGCATGTATCTTATTCGGTCTTCTGATAACACTGCAATTCTATCACATCATTCCGCCGAGTAACTGGCCGTGGATAAGCACATGGAGTAAGAACACTCCGGGATATCTCTTGTGGATTTTTGTCGTCCACCTGACGTTTTTCTTTCTGGTTGCATTTCTATCGAGTGCTCTGGCCGAGCAGTTGCAGCGGACGATAGCATCTCTGGACCTCAAAGAAATCGATTACCAAAAGCTTTCTGAACTCCATACGAATATCGTACGCTCAATATCGAGCGGAATGATCACCACCGACGATCTCGACAAAATCACCTTTGTGAATAGTGCGGGTGCCGCTTTGGTCGAGACGCCTTCCTCGGAACTTGTGGGTATGAGTCTGCGGAATGTATTTCCAATGATTCGCGATTTTGTCGATAGTTCGTCCGTCAGACGAGAAACCTTCTTTACCGTGAAGGAAGTAAATGCCGTCAAGAAGCATTTTGAAGTAACCGTTTCCGATCTGAAGGGGGTTGACTCTCTGCCGAGGGGACGATTGGTGTTATTTCAGGATGTGACGGAATTCAGAAGAATGGAGGAGCGCGTACGTCTCAGTGAAAAGCAAGCTGCATTTGTGCGCATAGCCGCCGGGATGGCCCACGAAATCAGGAATCCGTTAGCCGCACTCCGGGGAGCAACGGAATTGCTGTCGAACAACCGTTCGGTTGCGGCTAATGAAAGAAAGCTCCTGGAAATCGTTCTGAGAGAATCGGACCGATTGAACCGGCTGCTGGGGGATTTTCTCCTGACCGTCAGGGCGCAGCAGTTGGGAAAAACACGAGTTATGCTTTCGACTGTCATGGAAGAAATTCTGGACCTGTTTTCCCGTGAACCGAAAATTCAAGGTGGCGTTTCTCTGGAAACTCTCATAAATAAGGGCGTTGAAGTGGAAGGTGACCCGGTGCGACTGAAGCAGGCCATTTGGAATGTCCTGGGCAATGCGTTGGATGCGGTTCACGAATTCGGGACTATTCAAGTGGTGCTTGAATCTTCCCCTGAAACCGGCTGTGCGACATTGATCGTGAAGGATGATGGCTGTGGAATTCCCCTGGAAATCCGGGATCAGGTTTTCGAGCCTTTTACGACGACGAAAGAAAGGGGTTCAGGCCTGGGGCTCTCTCTGGCATTGAGTGTGGTTGAATCGCATGACGGACTGATCGATTGTGAAAGCACTCCATCAGGAGGGACAAAATTCTCGATCAGGTTGCCTCTCGCTTTAGATATGCCTGTTCGAGAAGGAGAAGAGGAGAATGCCTGA
- a CDS encoding class I adenylate-forming enzyme family protein: protein MNLSEMVDRFAQDMPDHPAVVFEDLTISYAELMSSINKLCHALTKAGVQKGDRIVILMGNRPEFVIGYFACLRIGAVAVTLNPLSTAYELSHYFADSRPVGLFCKSEQIPKIENIPNRDEYLKFIITVEPTDGAISFQQIQDSYSDRFQAVDVDPNHPGVIIFTAGLLGKALGATLSHRNLDSNSNMLRDTCGGGPEHHGLALIPLFHAFGAAVNLLGTVKVGGTVYLVERVDFPRLVPWLKKARITYSGLVPMVYYGLLYHPSCKDLDLSSFQIGISGGAPLSMEIYERFCERYKIDIYQGYGLTESSPVVSWNNVNIPNKPSTVGTPIPDVTVQIHDDNGNPLPVGTVGEVVVNGPNVMLGYIGKPKETETVIRNGWLYTGDLGSLDSDGYLTLVGLKKDLIITSGFNVYCQEVEEILIRHPHVADVALVGVDDLMRGQVIEALVVPEPGVKPDERDIIRFCKEYLSRYKCPRKVIIVKEIRRDVHGKPSEWS, encoded by the coding sequence ATGAATCTCAGCGAGATGGTGGATCGTTTTGCCCAGGACATGCCCGATCATCCGGCAGTGGTCTTCGAGGACCTCACGATCTCATACGCGGAACTTATGAGTTCCATTAACAAACTCTGTCATGCGCTGACCAAAGCCGGTGTGCAAAAAGGTGATAGAATAGTCATACTTATGGGAAACAGGCCGGAATTCGTGATAGGATATTTCGCCTGCCTTAGAATAGGAGCCGTTGCTGTAACGCTCAATCCTCTCTCTACCGCATATGAACTGAGCCATTATTTTGCCGACAGCCGCCCTGTGGGATTGTTCTGCAAAAGCGAGCAGATTCCTAAAATAGAGAACATTCCCAATCGTGACGAGTACTTGAAATTCATCATTACCGTCGAACCAACGGATGGAGCCATTTCGTTTCAACAGATACAAGATAGCTATTCGGATCGTTTTCAGGCTGTAGACGTCGATCCGAACCATCCGGGGGTCATCATCTTTACTGCAGGTCTCCTGGGCAAAGCCCTGGGTGCGACCCTCAGCCACAGGAACCTGGACAGCAATTCCAATATGCTTCGGGATACGTGCGGGGGAGGTCCCGAACACCACGGGCTCGCCTTGATCCCCTTGTTTCATGCATTCGGTGCAGCGGTCAACCTGCTTGGAACAGTAAAGGTCGGAGGCACCGTGTATTTGGTCGAGCGGGTTGATTTTCCGAGACTGGTACCCTGGTTGAAGAAGGCTCGGATTACGTATTCCGGTTTAGTTCCAATGGTTTATTACGGTCTTTTGTACCACCCCTCTTGCAAGGACCTGGATCTCTCCAGCTTTCAAATTGGCATCAGTGGCGGTGCACCGCTTTCCATGGAAATTTATGAGCGATTTTGTGAGCGTTACAAGATTGACATATATCAGGGATACGGGTTGACCGAATCATCTCCTGTTGTCTCATGGAATAACGTGAATATTCCCAATAAGCCTTCCACCGTGGGAACACCTATTCCGGATGTGACTGTACAAATCCACGATGACAATGGTAACCCGCTTCCTGTGGGTACTGTCGGGGAGGTTGTGGTTAATGGGCCCAACGTAATGCTTGGATATATCGGCAAACCAAAAGAGACTGAGACCGTCATACGCAACGGCTGGTTGTACACGGGCGATCTGGGAAGCCTCGATAGCGACGGCTATTTGACTCTTGTGGGATTGAAGAAAGACCTGATCATTACTTCCGGATTCAATGTGTACTGCCAGGAAGTGGAAGAAATCCTCATTCGTCACCCCCATGTTGCGGACGTTGCTCTGGTTGGGGTGGATGACCTCATGAGAGGTCAGGTCATTGAAGCGCTTGTAGTTCCGGAACCCGGAGTAAAACCTGACGAGCGCGACATAATACGTTTCTGCAAAGAATATTTATCCAGATACAAGTGCCCTCGCAAAGTTATAATCGTGAAAGAAATCCGCAGGGATGTACATGGCAAGCCCTCGGAATGGAGTTGA